One window of Verrucomicrobiales bacterium genomic DNA carries:
- a CDS encoding biopolymer transporter ExbD: protein MRRFSQRNSLVTLNDINITPLLDLAFVLLIIFVITTPLLEQGLDLQLPSGGAKDKPFEKSDIKTVDISPQGRYVFGSRPMNLAQVEQELVQAYRKNPKMVVYIRYDENGPYKHLAALLNKLEIRGITQVSLRTSPTGKP, encoded by the coding sequence ATGAGACGATTCTCCCAACGCAATTCGCTGGTGACGTTGAATGACATCAACATCACCCCGCTGCTCGACCTGGCTTTCGTGCTGCTGATCATCTTTGTCATCACCACCCCGCTGCTGGAGCAGGGGCTGGATCTGCAGCTGCCCTCGGGGGGCGCCAAGGACAAGCCCTTCGAGAAGTCCGACATCAAGACGGTCGATATCAGTCCCCAGGGCCGCTACGTGTTTGGATCGCGCCCCATGAACCTGGCTCAGGTGGAGCAGGAATTGGTGCAGGCCTATCGAAAAAATCCGAAAATGGTGGTCTATATCCGCTATGATGAAAACGGCCCTTACAAACACTTGGCCGCTTTATTGAACAAACTGGAGATCCGGGGGATCACGCAAGTTTCCTTGCGGACCTCTCCGACGGGAAAACCCTAG